TCTCCAATGAAAAATCTTGTGACAACTCTGGCAACATCCGCGGCGCTGTTCATTGGGCAAGGGGCGCAAGCAGATAATTTTGTCGTTGGCACCAAGAACTTCACCGAACAATTCATTCTTGGTGAAATCTATGCTGCTGCGCTGGAAAGCATTGATATTCCGGTTGAGCGCAAGATCAATCTTGGGGGTACGCTGATTGCCCATGCGGCGCTCACGGGTGGGGATATCGACATGTATCCCGAGTACACCGGCACGGCCCTGTCTGCGGTTGTCAAAGGCGAGATGTCTTCTGACGCACAGGTCGTGTATGATACGGTGAAAAGCTACTATGATACAGAATTGGATCTAAAGTGGCTGGAGCCTGCCCATATCAACAACGGCTATGCCATGTTGGTGCGCCGGGAAACCGCTGAGAAATACAACCTCAAAACACTGTCCGACCTAGGCGTTGCAGCGCCAGAGCTGTCCATTGGCGGAGGGCCGGAATTTCCTGACCGTGCTGACGGGCTGGTCGGTCTGCGCAATGTCTACGGGGCCGAGTTTCGTGAATTCCGCATGTTTGCAAAACTTGGGCTGCGGTACGATGCCTTGGCTGCGGGTCAGATTGACGTGAACAACGGGTTTGCGACTGATTGGCAGATTGCAGCTGAAGACTATGTCGTAATGGAAGACGACAAAGGGCTTTTCCCCCCGTATTTCGTGGCACCCGTCGTTCGCAAAGACGCGCTTGAAGAGTTTCCGAGGGCCGAGGAGATGCTGAATCGCGTCTCTGATCAGCTGGACAATGACATCATGCGGACCCTGAACAAGCGGGTAGAGGTCGGGCGTGAAGAAGCGCGCGATGTGGCACAGGATTTCCTGAAATCCGTTGGCATTATTGACTAAGGAACGTGCAAGGCAGGTATGATCCTGCCTTGCGTTTCTAACTGATCGGACCCTTTTCATGATAATCAATATCGACTCTCGGGGAGTGTCGGCGCGCACGATTTTCAAGATCGCTCATGACTTCACACCGGTAAGTATTTCCCCCGATACCGCCAAAACAATCGCAGCAAGCTATTCATGCTTGCAAGAGCATGCGGCCAGTGGCCAAGCGATTTACGGTGTAAGTACAGGTCTTGGTGCGGCCGTGGATACGGTCATGAAGGTGCGCACGGGCGATGACCAGCATTTGATTCCAAGGGCGCGGGCCGTTGGGGTGGGTCGTATCGCCACCGAGGTCGAAGCCCGCGCCATGATCGCCACGCGTTTGTCGCGTGTCTGCGTTGGTCATTCTGGAATGTCCTACGCTGTGGCCGCTGCATTGGCAGGGATGCTCAATCACCGCATTGTGCCCCGCGTTCCGATGCTTGGATCTGTCGGAGAGGCAGATTTGGCCCCGATGGCCCATATCGCAGAAGTTCTGACCGGTAGAGGCACTGTTATCCGCGCTGATGGCAGCCTGACAGACGGGCGTACCGCTTTTCTTGAGGCCGGACTAGAGCTGCCAAAATTTGGTGTCAAAGACGGGCTTGCGCTGGTGTCATCGAATTCAGCCGCCCTTGGGCTTGCCGCGCTTGCCATCGCGGATGTTCAGCGTGTCTTTGCCGCGCAAGTGGCAGCGGTGGCATTAAGCTATGAAGGGTTTCGCGCCAGTATCGCGCCACTCGCACCCGCAGCGACGGCGCTGCGACCAGCCCCGTATCAGGGCACAATTGCCGAAAGCTTGCTGTCTTTACTCGAAGGCGGCAATCTGATGGAGCCCAAAGCACAGCGGCGGCTGCAAGACCCTTTATCGCTGCGTTGTGTCAGTTCGGTTTTCGGTGCGGTGCAATCCACAATTTGCCACGCCCGCGACGCCGTTGCCTTGGAACTGGCGACCAGCGACGACAATCCTGCGATCAATACGGCGCTTGATCTCGTATTGCCCAACGGGAATTTTGATCCGACCCATGTGGCCCTTTCCTTTGATACAATGGCACTGGCCCTAGCGCGTCTTGCCGCGATGACGGGCGAGCGGA
The nucleotide sequence above comes from Roseovarius mucosus. Encoded proteins:
- a CDS encoding glycine betaine ABC transporter substrate-binding protein, translated to MKNLVTTLATSAALFIGQGAQADNFVVGTKNFTEQFILGEIYAAALESIDIPVERKINLGGTLIAHAALTGGDIDMYPEYTGTALSAVVKGEMSSDAQVVYDTVKSYYDTELDLKWLEPAHINNGYAMLVRRETAEKYNLKTLSDLGVAAPELSIGGGPEFPDRADGLVGLRNVYGAEFREFRMFAKLGLRYDALAAGQIDVNNGFATDWQIAAEDYVVMEDDKGLFPPYFVAPVVRKDALEEFPRAEEMLNRVSDQLDNDIMRTLNKRVEVGREEARDVAQDFLKSVGIID
- a CDS encoding HAL/PAL/TAL family ammonia-lyase translates to MIINIDSRGVSARTIFKIAHDFTPVSISPDTAKTIAASYSCLQEHAASGQAIYGVSTGLGAAVDTVMKVRTGDDQHLIPRARAVGVGRIATEVEARAMIATRLSRVCVGHSGMSYAVAAALAGMLNHRIVPRVPMLGSVGEADLAPMAHIAEVLTGRGTVIRADGSLTDGRTAFLEAGLELPKFGVKDGLALVSSNSAALGLAALAIADVQRVFAAQVAAVALSYEGFRASIAPLAPAATALRPAPYQGTIAESLLSLLEGGNLMEPKAQRRLQDPLSLRCVSSVFGAVQSTICHARDAVALELATSDDNPAINTALDLVLPNGNFDPTHVALSFDTMALALARLAAMTGERIMKMMSAEMSDLPRFMAPDVGGSNGFATVQKTVSALVATIGQQAMPMPFAAIPVADRVEDYASLLMPGVEKFSAIVENLRYLVGIELMVAAQAVDLRTGITLGQGTAAIQQAVRALVAPLTQDRAASPDIVALAEAIQQQRLGPILTELEEQLS